From the genome of Sulfurimonas paralvinellae:
TTAGTTGCATTGCTATTCGTAGGAGTAACTCCATCCTGTAAGATTTTTTTCTTTGGCTTCAAAGAATTCATCGGAATCTGCTAAGAAATCCATCACATGCATAGGCACGTGAGGGATGCTTCTTTGATCCTCAGGTTTTACAAGCAAGAGCGGCATTGGCGTGTCCTGTGCAGAGCTGATCGCAAAACCTACAGGCATAAGCTGCGAGAGTAGTTCGGCAGGTTCTCCTATTTTATGCTCATCTCTGAATTTGTCTAAAATGGCATCTTGAATATCTTTTGGAATTGTGTCGGCAGTATTTAAAAAGATAGTGAAGTGAATGGGTGTTTGCTTAAATGTATCGGGTGCGGGTGCCGCCATAATGATATACTCGACATTTTGCAGATGTTTTTTTATATCTTCTAACGAGAGGTAACGTTCTGTTTTAATCGCTTTTGCTTTCATATTGTGACCTTACTTTTTGAATGCTATTTTAGCATAAAGTTTGGTACAACTTATGCTTATTATCAACAAGCTAAGGGAGTTGTATGCAGTTTTTAGAGGCACTAAAGCTAAGAAGCAAGTTATTATTTCTTTTTTTGCTTATTACCTTGGGGCTGATAAGTGTAGGCATTATGGGAACAATCTATGTTAATGCCATGAAAAAAAATATAGACTCCCTCTATTTCGGCTCTTTGGTTCCTGTAACAGAACTCAATGAAATCCTTCAAAAATATCATAACGGTCTTGCCGATACGGTCTATAAAGCCTCACGCAACGAGATGAGCTCATCTGAGATCATATTTAATCTTGAAGATGCTCTGCATGATATCGATAAAAAATGGAAAAGTTATATGTCCCATTTTAAAACGGATGAAGAGATGGAGTATATTGAATATACCAACATTGAGATAAAAGCAACGAACAGGTATTTCAGACAGATTCTTTATGCAGCAAAGAATGGTAAGGACTTGAGTCAGATATCTATCAATACTCTGGAAAAAAAGGTCGAATATATTCACAGAGTTTTGCAGAAGCTCATCAATTATGAAGTTGGTGTAGCCAGCTTTGAGAGAAAAAAGTTTCTACATACTTATAAGTCGATGCTTCTACAGATAGGAACAGTGTTAAGTGCTGTCATTTTGATCGTTCTGGCAATTCTTTTTTACGTCTTTAAAAGTATTCAAAAAGACCAGACACAGCTGGAACTAGCAGCAAAAAAACTAAAAATAGCCAATAAAAAGCTTGAAAACGCTTCCTATACCGACTCCTTGACAGGATTGCACAACAGAAGATACTTCAATTTTATATATGAACGTGAGCTTAAACGGGCAAAAAGAAATAAAACATACATCACTTTCATGATGCTTGATATTGATTATTTTAAACAATATAATGATACTTATGGACATGTGGAAGGGGATTTCGCACTCAAATCTGTTGCAAAAGTTCTCAAAGATACACTGAAGCGTCCGAGTGATTATGTATTTAGACTTGGCGGTGAAGAGTTTGGCGTGCTGATGAGCGAAACAGATGAATCAAACTCAGCAAAACTTGCCCGTGAGATCTGTGATGCCGTACGCGGACGTGAGCTTAAACATGAAAAGTCGAAAGTAGGAGAATTCGTGACCATATCCATCGGTGTCGTCTGTTGTGTCGCCGATGATGCTCTCAATGATGAGATACTTATATCACGTGCTGATGAGATGCTTTATGAAGCCAAAGAGAGTGGACGTGATAGATACATCATTACCTCAAATGTCAGTGAGGCAACTACAAAACATAATGATGAGGCCAAAATTGCCTAGTGGTCCTGTTTAAAACGAAAACCTTCTGCAATTAAAAGC
Proteins encoded in this window:
- a CDS encoding diguanylate cyclase, which translates into the protein MQFLEALKLRSKLLFLFLLITLGLISVGIMGTIYVNAMKKNIDSLYFGSLVPVTELNEILQKYHNGLADTVYKASRNEMSSSEIIFNLEDALHDIDKKWKSYMSHFKTDEEMEYIEYTNIEIKATNRYFRQILYAAKNGKDLSQISINTLEKKVEYIHRVLQKLINYEVGVASFERKKFLHTYKSMLLQIGTVLSAVILIVLAILFYVFKSIQKDQTQLELAAKKLKIANKKLENASYTDSLTGLHNRRYFNFIYERELKRAKRNKTYITFMMLDIDYFKQYNDTYGHVEGDFALKSVAKVLKDTLKRPSDYVFRLGGEEFGVLMSETDESNSAKLAREICDAVRGRELKHEKSKVGEFVTISIGVVCCVADDALNDEILISRADEMLYEAKESGRDRYIITSNVSEATTKHNDEAKIA